The genomic segment GCCCGGAAAATCGGGGCCGGGGCCGGGATGGCGGCCCTGCGGCAGGGCGGGAAGGAACTCGGTGCGGCGCTGAAGGCGTTCCCCGAGAGCATTTCCATTGACGAGCCGGGCACAGCGCTGAACCCAACGCAAGGGGAGATCGCCGAGTCCAATCGGTCCGGCTCGATCTGGGGTCCGGTGCAAGAGGGCCGCGACCGTGCCGCGGGCGGCAAAGAAGCTCCCGAGAAGGGTCTGGATCGGGAGTAACGACCGACTGTCAACCTTTTTTCTTCAACGGGAGGGCGAGATCATGAAAGCCTTTGAGAAGATCAAATCGCACCTGCGATCGTCCTGGCGGCGGCTGCTGACGTCCGTGCAGCGGATCACCCGCCGGGTGCGGGACCGGCTCGAACGGCGGGGTCCAACCCCGCCGACGAAATGACGCCTCGGGAGAGCGTCCAGAGAAACTTACTCAGCCGACGGGGACACCCCGCCGGCTGTTTTCGTATCACCCTGGGGGGCCTGTGATGAACCTGACGGTCCGAGACGCGGCGCGTCGGCTCGGTGTGTCTCCGAGCTTGGTGTACGACTGGTGCCGCCGGCACCTCCTGACACACTTTCGCTTTGCCCGGCCGGGGAAGCGGGGCAAAATCCTGATCCCCGACGACGCCCTCGGCGAATTTGTCGAGCGGTTCAAAGTCTCGCCTGAAACGGCTCCTTCACCCGTTCGATTGAAGCACATCCGGCAATAACACGTCGCTCAACGGACAGCCACCGCTCCGTAGGAGGAGCGGTGGCCGTTCGCGTTTACGCTTGGCCCGGTGCGTCGGGCCGATCGGGACCAACCGCCTTCGCGGCGGCGTCGCGCATGTGCTGCACCTTCTGGGCGAGGTGCTGGTAGTGCCGCATGACCATGTCGGTGCTGGTGTGCCCGAGCAACTCGGCCACCTGGGCGATTCCGACCCCGTTAGTCAGGGCGTCCGTCGTGAATGTGTGCCGGTATGCGTAGGCGGTAAAGTGGGCCAGGTTCGGCAGCTTTTCCCGCAAGCGTCGGAACCGGCACCGGATCGCGTTCCGGGAGTACGCCCGGCCGGCCGGTCCGCGGAAGAGCGGGCCGGTGCGGTAGCGTTGGGCGAGCGTCCGGGTCAGTTCGAGCATGGCCGGGGACAGGTACACCACCCGTGGCTTGCCCGTCTGGTGGGCGGTCTTGTGCTCGGTGAGTTTCCAGATTCCCAGCACCAGATCGACGTGCTCGCTGGTGACCGCTGCCACCTCCCCCGGACGGCACCCGGTCTCCTGCATGGCGAACACGAACTGGCGGAACGGTTCGTCGGGGATCGCATCGAGAATTCCTTGCCGTTCCTCGGGGGTCAGAACCCGTTGCCGCTTCCCGCCCTTCGGCTTCTTGACCCCGCGGATGGGGCTAGCGGTGATGTAACCCTGCTCTTCGGCCCAGTTAAACGCCCGCTTCAGGATGCCGATGGCGTGCCGCCGGGAGTTCTTCCAGCCGGGGTGCGCGTCGAGCCACTTGGTGACGTGGAACGGCTTCACCTCGGCGATCATGAGCCGCCCGTGGTGGTCGCAGAAGCTCTGGAGGTAGTACCGGTGCCACTCGAACGTGTCCGGCTTGTGCAGCCGCTGGCTGGCATCGAGGAAGAGATCACAGACAGTCGCGACGGTGGGGTTGACGGTGGTCGGGCTGACGTGGCCCTCGTCGGCGACGAGGCGGCAGAAGGCGCGATACGCCTCCCGCTCGTTCTCCTTGCCCTTGACGAGTTTGACCTGTTTGCGCTGGCCGGGGGTGTCGAGTTGAGCGTACCACCAGCCGTCGAACGTGCGGAAGAAGGGCTTGCGGGGCATAAGACGAACCTCGGGGACCCCAGGAACGTGGGTTTCCGAAAGTTCATGCCTCGGGTTGCTGCAACTTTTGCTGCAAGTCGTGTAGACTGGTTGCAGAAAAGCCAGTCGGGCTGACAGGATTTGAACCTAAGTTCCGGCGACATTGCGGTCGCGTCCGGGTCACATCGCTGCCGCGTTGAACTCTCTCCTGGCGTAGGGTTTTGCATCACGGAACAGGCTTCATTTACAATGATATCGCGTTGGGGTCACACGGGCAATGCTGCCCACCCTGTGCCCACCCGGATCTGTTGAAAAAATCAAGTGGCGTACCGGTCAGTCCCGCAAGACCCGCATTCCACTGCGCGGTTGTCAACGCCCTTCGTTGACATCTTTCTGCGCGGAGGCGAAGCTACGGGCGCCGAACGAATGAGCGAACAGGTCGCGGCAGCGCACCAAGTGGTAGCCCCAGCTCCCCAGCTCCACCACCCGGCGGTTGAGAGCTTGAAAGGGGGCAGGCCCTTGCATGCCTTTAGGTCCCGGTCGATTCACTGATGAAGGTGCGGCCCGGTCTGCCGTTTAAGTTCACCCAACTGGTTACGCCAGGACCGTTGGGGTAGCCGATCTACGACAACCGCTCGACGTACTTGCTTGAATATGGGCGACAGAATTAAAATGTAGGCATGTACGACGAACCACCACCGGAAGTCGAGCGGTGCCCGTGTCGCTGCTCGGCTCACCCGACCACGCCTCTTTTTCCCAATTATTCCTTGCGGTCGTGAGTGCTTGGGGTTACCGTGTTAAAAAGCTTGTGAACAGGATGAGAGCTAAAGCTAATGGCGCAACAAGCATCTGTGCCGCATTGGCGAAGGCTAGTTCATTTGCCTGATGAAGCCCTTGCCGGGTGCGACATTGCCGCAGTGAATTTGGCGTGTGCGGAAGGGTTACCGGGAGCCGAACAAATCGACCACAGTTATTGCCTGTACAAGCTGGACGATTGGGCGGATATGGTGAAGGAGTACACCACCCTTCTGATGCCGCAGTTCCGCCGCAAGCCAAAGGAATACGAGAACTCAGAGGCATTCTTCCGCACGCTGTCGCTGATTACCGTATTGCAACGAGATTGCGGAGTCCTGTACAATCCGGCGAAGATTCCTGACGACGCCCCTTTCGACACCGCCGACACGTTCATTCACGGCATCATCCAGGGCGACGGCGGCACCTGTGCAACGATGCCGGTGGTGTATGCCGCAGTGGGTCGGCGGCTGGGCTATCCGATCAAGCTGGTTTCCACGAGGAGCAAGATGGCCGGGCACCTGTTCGCCCGATGGGACGATCCGACGACGGGCGAAAGATTTAACATTGAGGCAGCGGGGCACGGGCTGAGTACGCCATCCGACGACTATTACCGCAAAGGCCCAGGCGCAAGATATGACCTCCCTCCGGGTGCCGAAGAAGACGGGGGCTACCTGCGGTCGAAAACGCCCCGGATGGAACTGGCAAGCTTCTTGAGCAATCGGGCATTCCGTTGGGAAAGTTTGGGAGACTGGTGGCGCTGTGTGGATGCGTGGGCGTGGGCATCGTCTCTTGTGCCGGACAGTCGGATCGTCCGAAATTCGCTGAAGACCTCAATGGTTCAGTGGGACAAGGAGCAGCGGGCACGAAAGCCGGTCGGCTTCCCACACCTTTTGGTCCGAGCGATCAAGCGACAGTTCCCGGAGTCGCTGCCGCTGGAGTTGGAGCAGGACATTTGCGGGCTAACGGCAACCCACAATATGCTCTCGGACCCTCGGCTCGAAGAAAAGTATTGGAAGCCGATGCGGAACGGGGTTTGTCAGCGTATGCCATACCAAGCGGTTGCGGATTTCGCTCCCGATACTTCGTTTCTCATCAACCTACACTTTTACGCTTAAAGGATGAACTATGTACGATCCCAGTATCGGACGGTGGTTAACTCCCGATCCGACCGGCTTTTCTGCCGGGGACGTAGACCTGTATCGCTTCGTGGGAAATAATCCGGTCAATGCGACCGATCCGAGCGGTTTAGCAGAATTGTTTGGCCTTCAGAAGAAACTGGACGCTGCGACAAGGGATAGCTGGAAGAACGATCCGGCAAGCTACAAGGACAAGTTGATCGTAGTTCCTGATAATCCCGACATCGAAGCGACACTTAAAAAAATTGGAATTAAGAAAGGCGAACTGTTCAAGTATGTGGTCACGAAGGACGGCAAAGTTGTTTTCTTTAGGCATGAAATCAATCATCCTTTCGGCCCCGCACAAGCAGGCGGCGAGGTCGGAGAGGATGTTCTGGCCGCTGGATATGCACGATATTACGGAAAGCTCGGCGATGAAGAGCGACTGATTTTTGATACAATTACCGGCCATTACAAGATCAAGGACGAAAGCGATGCTCGCAAAAAAGCCGCTCAGGATCAAGCTAAAGAGGCATTTAAGAAGATCGGAATTCCCGGCGCAAGGTGGGAGAGGGATGACAGAAAAGGAGTTGAAAACTTCCTCGATACGGAGCCGAAACGGAAAGATAAGTAGTTGATATTCGCATTAATCTTATCTAAGCAGGTAGCCAAAAGCTCCCAGATAACACACCGGCCAATCGGAGGTGTTGGGTGGGCGTCATCTGGAACAACTCGTCGTGTACTCGGCCCAAGCTCTGGCTCAGGTCCGGTGTCGGCTCGTTAGCCAACACGCGCCCCTTGACGTGGCGCCACAGCCCCTCCACCGAGTTCAACTCCGGGCACGCGGTCGGCAAGAACCGCATCTCGATCCCCGACTGCGCCGCCAGTTGGCGCGACCGCTTGGCCGTGTGCGGGCTACCCCGAGCGACGACCAGCACCAACTTCCACCCGCGCCACCAACTGCGGATGCTCCGCAGGTGCTCTTGGAACGCGTCCTGGTTCCACTGGGCCGCTTCGTCTAACCACACCGCCCCGGTCCGGGCGTTGAGCGCCCCGAAGACCACGCGATGGTCGCGGTTGCCGGTAATCGGCACCTCGGCCTGCTCCCCGATCTTCGACCAGCACGCCCGCAACGGCGGGGTCTGGGTCAGGATCGTGGCGTCGGAGAACACCACGACCGTGAGCGTGCGCCCCTTCAGTCCCCTCTGGAGCTCCCTTTGGCCTGGCGCAAGTTCGGGTCCCGGCGCGACAGCACGAATCGGGGGCGCTTCCACCGGTAACCCAGCCCGTGCAGGGCGCGCCGAACCGTGCGTGCCGACACCTCCAGTTGGTGCTCGCGGGCCAGGTGCGCCACCAGTAGCGGGGTGGTCCAGTTCGGGTGCCGGTACCCGTGTGCAGTCGGGGTTGTGGACATCAGCGCCGTCAGCTTCTGGGTTATCTGGTCTCGCTGATCTGGGGGCCGGCCCGAGCGCTCTGCGTCGCGGAGGCGCTGGTCCTTGGGCCGCTGGGCGTTCCTCCACCGGGCGGCCCAGGCATACACGGTGGACCGGCTCACCCGATACCGGGCCGCCACTTGGTCCGGCTTCTGCCCCGTCGGCCAGGTCCAACAGGGCCAGCGCGCGGCGCGTTTCCCGGGCGTCGGTGCTGTGCCGCGCGGCCTGTTCGAACGTTTCCCGATCCCGAGCGGTTAGCTTCACAGCCGCCATCGCTATCGCCCTCCAGGGCCATAACTTAGGGACGGATGCAGCGTCCGGTAACTTCTGTCCCCTACTTAAATCTACGCCCGCTGGGTGCAAATATGAAGCGACGTGTATTTTTTGCAATTTTGCTTCTTATTTGTACAGTAGTCGCTTACACGTTAGCACTGTACCTTTCTACGCCTGAAGCGAAATCTCGGAAGGTATTCCGACATAACTTAGTTAGAAATTCTCCGAATTGGCATACATTCGACCTTGCCTATTCGCCATCTCCGGGCTGTGGATATACCGCAACGGCAATATGGAAGAAGGGAGAAGAGGCGTATGCCTTTTCAGGCTTACGCCATCCCGACTCGATTGGCGGGACGGCAGTGAGTGTATATAGCGTCAAGGACGGTCGCATAGATGACACTAAATTCCTTGTATGGTATCGCTTTACAACCGATAGGCACTTATCTAAAATTGAAGTGGGCGAGGGGATAGAATCTGAAATGGATTGGGCCAAATCTGTTGCCCAAGAGTTTGTTAATGCCATGCCTGATTATATTGAATAGTAATCGGCTTCGCTGTGTCCATGCTTCGGTCACTTCGGCACGTCCGCCATCGCTTCGAGGATGCTGCGGAGCTTGGTCACGTCCTCGAACTCTTCCTCAATCTTCAAGAGCATGGCGAGCAAGGCGTCGGACTTCATGTTGATCGCCGTGGCTATTACCCCGGCGTGAAAGTTGCTCACAAATGCCATGAGACGATTTCCCATTCGCCCAGCGGAGGTAGGTATCATGGCGATCCTGCTGCCCGACGCCCGTGAACTGTCCGATGAGGTGCTTGAAGCCTTGCGCCTGCGTGCGGTGCGGGGTTGCGAGTTGGGGTTTACCGAAGCGGACGTGGCCGCGTTGCTGGGCGTGTGCCGCGAAACGGTCTCGCGTTGGTGGGCGGCCTACGCCCGAGACGGACTCACCGCTCTCCCCCAGGACCGCACCGGGCGACCGACCGGTACGGGTCGAACCCTTTCGGACCAACAGGCCCAACAGATCCAAGCGCGGCTCAATGGTCACAGCCCCGAAGATCTGGGCATTCCGGCCCCGTTGTGGACCCGGCGCGCGGTGCAGCAGTTGATTCAGAACGAGTTGGGGATCGCCATGCCGGTCCGCACCGTGGGCTCGTACCTGCACCGCTGGGGGTACACGGCCACCCGCGTCGCATCGAGCCGCACCTTTAACGGTGTCGTTTACCAAGAAAGTTCGGATCCATCTCGACGCGTAACCGATCAATTTTCGGTGACGCATTTCACCTATCGATTTCCAAGTGAAATGGCTTGTTTTGATCGCACAACTTCAGGCGATATCGAACTGCGTCACCGTTGATCTTGGCATACTCTGGATTTTTTAGCAGTATCTGCAGCAACTTGGATGCGTCATCAAACTGACCAGATTCGGAATAAGCTGCGGCAAGGATCTCAATATATCCCATGTTTTTCCAGTTCAGGATCTCACACGCTTGACGAGCATCCGCAACTGACGCTTTACCGTCGCGAAAGGTTCCCACTGGACACGTCGCCCGGAATAGCGCGCGGTCGATGAGTGCTTTTGGATTATTGGGAGAAAGTCGGATCGCCTGATCAAGATCAGCGAGCGCCTTACCCCATTCTTCCTTGTATTTCCAAACAGCAGCACGGTTAATGAAAGCG from the Frigoriglobus tundricola genome contains:
- a CDS encoding helix-turn-helix domain-containing protein — its product is MNLTVRDAARRLGVSPSLVYDWCRRHLLTHFRFARPGKRGKILIPDDALGEFVERFKVSPETAPSPVRLKHIRQ
- a CDS encoding RHS repeat-associated core domain-containing protein, which gives rise to MYDPSIGRWLTPDPTGFSAGDVDLYRFVGNNPVNATDPSGLAELFGLQKKLDAATRDSWKNDPASYKDKLIVVPDNPDIEATLKKIGIKKGELFKYVVTKDGKVVFFRHEINHPFGPAQAGGEVGEDVLAAGYARYYGKLGDEERLIFDTITGHYKIKDESDARKKAAQDQAKEAFKKIGIPGARWERDDRKGVENFLDTEPKRKDK
- a CDS encoding tyrosine-type recombinase/integrase → MPRKPFFRTFDGWWYAQLDTPGQRKQVKLVKGKENEREAYRAFCRLVADEGHVSPTTVNPTVATVCDLFLDASQRLHKPDTFEWHRYYLQSFCDHHGRLMIAEVKPFHVTKWLDAHPGWKNSRRHAIGILKRAFNWAEEQGYITASPIRGVKKPKGGKRQRVLTPEERQGILDAIPDEPFRQFVFAMQETGCRPGEVAAVTSEHVDLVLGIWKLTEHKTAHQTGKPRVVYLSPAMLELTRTLAQRYRTGPLFRGPAGRAYSRNAIRCRFRRLREKLPNLAHFTAYAYRHTFTTDALTNGVGIAQVAELLGHTSTDMVMRHYQHLAQKVQHMRDAAAKAVGPDRPDAPGQA
- a CDS encoding winged helix-turn-helix domain-containing protein gives rise to the protein MGKRSNRPRGTAPTPGKRAARWPCWTWPTGQKPDQVAARYRVSRSTVYAWAARWRNAQRPKDQRLRDAERSGRPPDQRDQITQKLTALMSTTPTAHGYRHPNWTTPLLVAHLAREHQLEVSARTVRRALHGLGYRWKRPRFVLSRRDPNLRQAKGSSRGD
- a CDS encoding transposase; amino-acid sequence: MFSDATILTQTPPLRACWSKIGEQAEVPITGNRDHRVVFGALNARTGAVWLDEAAQWNQDAFQEHLRSIRSWWRGWKLVLVVARGSPHTAKRSRQLAAQSGIEMRFLPTACPELNSVEGLWRHVKGRVLANEPTPDLSQSLGRVHDELFQMTPTQHLRLAGVLSGSFWLPA
- a CDS encoding helix-turn-helix domain-containing protein, translating into MAILLPDARELSDEVLEALRLRAVRGCELGFTEADVAALLGVCRETVSRWWAAYARDGLTALPQDRTGRPTGTGRTLSDQQAQQIQARLNGHSPEDLGIPAPLWTRRAVQQLIQNELGIAMPVRTVGSYLHRWGYTATRVASSRTFNGVVYQESSDPSRRVTDQFSVTHFTYRFPSEMACFDRTTSGDIELRHR